The Gloeobacter morelensis MG652769 genome contains the following window.
TCAAACAATTCTCAGGCGATCAAGGTTATCAGGCGTTGGTGCGGGAGATCCTCTGGAACTACGTGCGCGAAAAATCCGGCGAGTACAAAGTCCTGGTCGGCCGCGGCGAGATCCGCTCGACTTTCACAGCCACCGCCCACCAGGAGCAGCGCTGCGCCCTGAGCGGTAGCCCGATCCGCCCCAACGAGCCGATCCTGCTGGGCCTCACCACCCAGGGCAACCTGGTGCCGATCAAGGCCGAGAGCCTCACCGATTGAAGACCGGCTCTCCCCTGGCCGAGGCTCGAAACTGTAGCAATAGCTACCAATGTTACGTTCTCTGACGCTCGCTTGGGCCGGAGATCGATGTTTTTGTAACATTGGATACAGCTGTTTGAACCTATTTCTCAAGGGGAGACGCATGGTTACCCGCTTCAACGACTCACCCAGTCCGGCTTATATTTGTCCGAACGACATGGCCTGCTCGAATCTCGACCGCGCCGCCCAGATTCTGCACCTCGATCCGGGGGTGGTCGAGGTGCTGGGTACGCCGCACCGGGTGCTCACCGTGTCGGTGCCGGTGCGCATGGACAACGGCCAGATTCGGGTCTTCGCAGGCCACCGCGTGCAGCACTGCAACGTGTTGGGGCCTTACAAAGGCGGCATGCGCTATCACCCGGACGTGACGCTCAGGGAAGTGTCGACCCTGGCGATGCTGATGACCTGGAAGTGTGCGCTGATGGGCATTCCTTACGGCGGGGCCAAAGGCGGCATCGCCATCAATCCGACCACTCTCTCGGTGGGCGAACTGGAGCGGCTCACCCGCCGCTTTACCAGCGAACTGGTGCGCGACATCGGCCCGCAAATCGACATCCCGGCTCCGGATGTGGGCACCGGACCGCGGGAGATGGCCTGGATGATGGACACCTATTCGATGAGCGTCGGGCACGCCTCGCCGGGGGTGGTGACCGGCAAGCCCCTCAGTATCGGTGGCTCCAAGGGCCGCGATGCGGCCACCGGCCGGGGTGTCGTCATCGCCACGCGCGAGGCGCTCACCACCGCCGGGATGGCGCTGTCCGGCGCTACTGTCGCCATTCAAGGTTTCGGCAAAGTGGGCAAAGCAGCGGCCCTGATCTTCCAGGAGCAAGGGGCGCGGGTGATTGCGCTCTCCGACGGTTCGGGGGGCATCTACAACCCCGACGGCCTCGACATCGAGCAGGCCGCCGATTTTGTGCGCGACGGCAGCCGGCTTGCGCAGTATCCGTTTCCAGGGGCCAAGCCGATCGCCAATCCCGAATTGTTGACGCTGCCGTGCGACGTGCTGGTCCCCGCCGCCCTCGAAAACCAGATCACCGAGGCGAACGCCGCCCAGGTGCGCGCCCACATCGTCGTCGAAGCGGCCAACGCCCCCACGACGATGGAGGCCGACCGCATCCTGGAGGAGCGCGGTGTGACGGTATTGCCGGATATTCTCGCCAACGCCGGGGGCGTGGTGGTGAGCTATCTCGAATGGGTGCAGGGGTTGTCGTATCTTTTTTGGGACGAGGACAAGGTCAACTTTGAGCTGGAGAAGTTGATGGTGGGCGCCTACGCGCGCGTGCTGCAACAGGCCACCCAGTTCCGATTGCCCCTCAGGCCCGCCGCCTACACCCTCGCCGTCGGGCGGGTGGTGGAGGCGTTCAACCACCGCGGCCTCTACCCATAACGGCCGTTGCCCTGCGGGGGGTGCCCTTTCTGCTAAAGTTGGAAGGGCAAAATCGCGGGGATGCGGGTGGTTTCGGTATTGGGGCTGGACGTGGGCAGCAAGCGCATCGGTGTAGCCGGCTGCGATCCCACCGGCCTGATTGCCAGCGGTCTTGAGACCATCGTGCGCTCCAACCTGGGCGCGGACCTCGACGCGATTCGCCATTGGATCGAGCGCCGCCGCGCCCAGGCCGTGGTCATCGGTCTGCCGCGCAATATGAACGGTTCCCTGGGCCCCCAGGCTCACCGCATCCAGCACTTCGGCCAGCAACTGGCCCGGGTGATCGATGTGCCGATCGATTATGTCGACGAGCGCCTATCGACCGTGCAGGCCGGACGGGCGCTCCAGTCGGTTTCCGCCACCCGGCGCAAAGCCCTTATCGATCAGCAGGCCGCCGCGATCATCCTTCAGCAGTGGCTCGACATCCGCCGCTGCCAACACCGTCCTACGCAGGAATCCTTAGATGAGCGACACATTGACACTGAAAGATGAAGCCGGCCGCACGCTGGCCTGCGAGCTGGTGACCGAACTGGAGATAGACGGTTCCCAGTACGGGCTGGTCGTGCCCCAGGCGACGCCGGTGCGGCTGATGGCCTGGGAGGCCGCGGAGGGCGACGACGACACCGAAGAAGAGGACGCGCTTCTAGCCGATCTCGACGACGAGGAGATCGAACGGGTGTTCCAGACAGCCCGGGCGGTGCTGGCCGAGCAAGATCTCAAGCTCGTCGATTCAGCCTATTTGCTGATTGTCGAAGGGGACATCCCCAACGCCGAGGAGGCCGAGGTCTATTCGATCGCCGATGACGAGGACGGCGAGGAGATGGAAGAAGAAGAGTACCAGCTGCTTGAAGAATTTTTCTTCGAAGACCGCCGCTACGGCATCTTTACGCCCCTCGATCCGGTGATGCTCTTTGTCGAATTGCCCGAGGGCGGCGAGCCGCGGGTGCTCGAGCCCGAGGAGACCGCGCGCTTGATGCCCAACTTCGAGGAGGCCCTGCTCGATTTGGCCGAGTAGATGGGACGCCGGGGCACCTGGTGGTGGGTACTGCTGGTGCTGGTGGTCTTGGCGCTTGGGGTCGGTGGGTTTTGGGTGAATTCGCCGCCGCCCATCACCAAAGCTATGCGCGTCGTGCTGCCCACCGGCAGCGGCAGTCTGCGTATCGGCCAGATTCTGGCTGAGGCTGGGGCGATCCGCTCCGCCTGGGCCTGGCTGGCACTGGTCTGGGTGCGCGGCTGGCAAAACGACCTCAAAGCCGGCACCTACGAAATTCTCCCGGGCCGCTCGCTGATAGCGGTGGCCGATCAGGTGCGCCGCGGCGAGACGCTGCGCTTTCGCTATCAGATCATCGAAGGCTGGAACCTAGATCAGATGGCCCGCTACTTCGAGCAGTTGGGCTACTTTCGCGCCCAGGAATTTCTCTCCCTCACCAGCGGACCCGGCATGATCCGCCCCACCTGGCTGCCCGCGGGTCTCGACCGGCTGGAAGGCTTTTTGTTTCCGAGTACCTACGAGCTTCCCGCCGAAACCCTGGGAGCGCGCGCCGCCGTAAGCCAGATGCTTTCGACCTTCGAGAAGACCGCCCTACCGCTGTGGCGGGCTCAAGCCAAACCGGCCCGGCCGCTCAAAGACTGGGTGGCGCTTGCGAGCCTGGTCGAAAAAGAAGCGGCCGTGGGTGAGGAGCGCGCCACGATCGCCGGGGTCTTCGCCAACCGCCTGCGCCTCGGCATGCCCCTCGCCTCCGACCCGACCGTCGAGTACGCCTTCGGCATCCGCCAGACCGCCGACACCCCCCTCACCTACGCCCAGGTGCGCCAGCCCTCGCCCTACAACACCTATATCAACCCCGGCTTGCCCCCGACGCCCATCGCTTCGCCGGGGCTGGCAAGCCTCGAAGCCGCCCTGGCCCCGGCGGCCACGCCGTATCTGTATTTCGTCGCCCGCTACGACGGCACCCACGTCTTCAGCCGCACCGAGGCCGAGCACGAGCAGGCCAAGCGCCAGATCCGCGCCGAGCGGCGGGCGGGGACCGGATCCGACCCCCAGCCCCGGTAGCTGGTAAACTCGGAGAAGCCCGAAGCGCGCCATGCCTGGAAAAAACCTGCTCAAACCCGATTTGATTGTGGCCGGTCCCGTGTCGGATTTGAGTTTCGCCTGGCTCAAGCAGCGCGACATCGCCGGGCTGATTCTCGACCTTGACGACACCCTGCTGGCCCTGGGCGAGCAGATGGTCAACACCCGGGTTGTGGAGTGGGTGGCGCGCGCCCGCCTCGAATTTCGTCTTTATATTGTCAGCAACAATCCCAACCGAAACTTCATCGAACCGATCGCCCTGTCGCTATCGCTGCCTTTTATCAACCGGGCGGCGAAGCCTTCGCGCCGCGCCCTGCGCCGCGTGCTGCAGGAGATGCAGCTGCCGCCCGAGCGCGTGGCGATCGTGGGCGATCGGTTGCTCACCGACGTGCTGGCCGGCAACCGCCTGGGACTGGTGACGGTTCTGGTCGAGCCGCCGGGACCGAGCCGGGCCTTGCGCGGCAGCTGGCTGCGGGCGGTGGAGCGCAGTTTTTCTTCCCGGATGTGGTGGTGGCCCGCCCGGGGGATCCCTCCCGGGGCAGATCTTAAATAAAACTAAGAACAGTCCCGTTACCGGACATTCAGCCGTAGCATCGAAATGCTATAGAGATGGGGCTTCACTATATCGCCCTAAACGATAAATCCTTGCTAAATTTTTGGGACCAGGTTATCTCCGAGCGAGGCAACCTGGTTTTTTAATGGCTATTGTGGACTCATGAAACAGCCGCCCAAACGTCGCCCCGAGCGCAAGCGCCCCATGCCGATGCGCCGCTTCGAGGAAGCCGCCGAGACCCTCGACGAAGAAGAAAAAAAGACGCGCAAGCCCCTCAAGGACGACCCGCTTGCAGACGCCGAGGTGCCGCGCTATTTGCGGCGCGACACCCAAAATACCGGCGCTCTGGTGCGCATCTCACTGGTGGCGACGGGACTGTTGACCGTGGCGATCGTGGCGGTGGCTTTTTTGACCCGGCCGGAGCCCAACCCGGAGGTGCCAGCCGGGCTCAAGCTCGACCGCGGCCTGGGGGTACTCGCTTCGCCCCGCGGTTACACCGCCGTCCTTTACCCGCCGGGGACAGCGGGGGCCAAAAAACTGGTGAGCCTGCAAGACGGCCAGAGCGGCGATGAAAAAGACGGCTTTGTCTGGTTCAAGGACTTGCCTTCGCGCGCCGTGCCGGCGGGCAACTATGTGCTCGACATTTCTGCCCCCGGCTACAAGAACCGCCGCCTGCCGGTCGTGGTACAGGCGGGCAAACCCGCCCGGGTAGGTTATAACACCAACACGGCGCTTGAGAAGGCGGGCGGTTAGTTGAAGCGGGTGCGCGTGCGGGTGCCGGCCACCTCCGCCAACCTTGGGCCGGGCTTCGACTGTCTGGGGGTGGCCCTGGATCTGGCCAACGAGTTTGATTTTTGCGAAGCCGACCGCTTCGAGTGTGCCGTCTACAGCGCCGTCTCGCCCGAGGACGCCCGGCAGGTGGCAACCGACGAGCGCAATCTGGCCTGGCGGGCGTTTACCCATCTGTTCGAGTACCTGGGCAAAACCCCGCCTGCCGTGGCGCTTACCGTGACGATGCACGTCCCCCTCGGGCGCGGGCTGGGCAGCTCAGCCACGGCGATCGTGGGCGGCATCGCCGCCGCCAACCGCTGGCTGGGTTCGCCCCTTTCCACCCCCGAATGGCTGCTTTTGGCAAGCCGCCTGGAAGGGCACCCCGACAACGTCGTACCCGCCGCTTTGGGTGGTTGTCAGTTGTCAATTTTGGGCGAAACGCTGCTCACCTGTGCCCTCGATTGGCACCCGCAGATCGCTCTGGTGCTCGCGGTGCCGGATTTTGCCCTGGCCACCAGCAAAGCCCGCGCCGCCTTGCCCAAGACCATCCCCCATACCGACGCCGTTTTTAATGCCGCCCACCTGGCTCTTTTGGTGCGCGCCCTGGCCACCGGAGACGGCCATTGGCTTGCCGAAGCGCTTCAAGACCGGCTCCACCAGCCCTACCGCGCCGGGCTGATTCCCAGTTGGGAGGAGGTACGCGCCGCTGCTCTGGAAGCGGGTGCCTGGGGGGTGGTGATCAGCGGCGCCGGACCGAGCGTGCTTGCCCTCGTCCATCACGATCGCGCCGAAGCCGTCCGGCAGGCCATAGCATCGGCGTGGGCAAGCGCCCGTTTGTACCGCCCGGGGCTGGATCCGACCGGCTGCCGCGTCGAAGTCGAAGCGGATTGAACCACCGATTATGATCGGACCAACCAACGCGCGTGCAAAAAGGCACCCGGGCGATGCAGACACCAACATTTGTGCAGGATGACTGGATGCGGGCCAGTTGGGAGAGCTTCCTGGCTCTGGCGGACAATCCGGCGCTTGCCCACGCCAAGATGTACTATTGCTGCGGCTGGATGCGCATCGAAATGTCTCCCGTTGGACCGGCCCACGCCGAAGATAACAACCTTATCGCCCAGGTTGTAGGCATCTTTGCCTTTTCGCAGGAGATACGCCTCAAAGGCTATGTCAACCTGACTTTGCGCAAGACGGGGCTCCAGGAGGCGCAGCCGGATTTGGCGTACTATCTGGAGAACCAGTCGCCGCGCCCCGCACGCACCAACAACCCCGTCGATCTAGAACAAATCGCAGCACCGGCCCTGGCCATCGAAATATCCGCCACGACGCTAGGAGACGATACGGGGAAGAAGCGCGAACTTTACGCCCAGTTAGGAGTTGGGGAGTACTGGGTAGTGAATGCCGAAAACACCCAGGTGATTCTGTTCGGCCCGATTCCTGGTGTCAACAGTCTGGAGCCAATTGCGGCGTCGCGGGTGTTGCCGGGGTTGACGGCGGCGAGGCTTTGCGAAGCGCTGCGGCTCGGGCAAAGCGAGGGGGATGCGGCGGCAATCCAATACGTGCTCGACCTGGAATAAAGGCTAACGGCGCGCCGGCATAAAGCCCGGATGGGTGCGAGCATTTTTCGAAGCGGAAACACTTTTACCCAGTTAGTGCGTCCAGTTTATCGAGTAATTTTAAGCCTGATTCTGGGTTTCCAATCGCTGCCATTGCCTTGAATCGGGTATAAGCATCGAATTCTGCCAGAGCGATCGTAGAAAGCTCTTCAATCAGCTTATTGACGCTAATCCCCCTGGTTTGAGCCAGTTCCTTCAATCGCTCGTGTTTGTCGTCCGGTAACCGAATCGTGAGCGTTGCCATTTCTGTTTACCTCCTAATCATCTCTTCTGGTTTTAAGATAGACAAATCTGGAAATAGCAACTCAGCGTTTTGAAAGTCTCTGGCATTATTTGTAGCAATCATTTGGGCATTGCCGGCTACCGCAAGTTCGATTAAATGATTGTCAGCCTCGTCTTTTAGATTGGGTCGCCATAGATAGTAAATAAAAATCCATTTACTCGCACTCATAAATGCATGCATTAAAGTCAGTATTTCATTCTGGCTCAAAGGGCATTGGGCAAGAATATACGGTCACCCAACAATGGATTCATACTCACAAAACAATGCATTTCCCATTAAAGGCTGATATTCCCCCTGAAGACAACGCCGAACGAGTTCTCGGCTGGGTCCAGCCGAGCCGATGAGGGCGCTGATAAAGACGCTAGTATCAACGACGATTTTGGTCAGCATGTCGTCCCATGACAGCATATATGCAATCATGAAGATTGGCCATTTTCTCCCGGCGGGTCTGCTGCAAAACTTATGAGTTAACCGGTTTTCCAGCTGAGGGCCTGCAGTTGGCGGTCGTCTTGGGCGAACTGGCCTTGCTTGAGCTACTGATGCGGACGAGGTTGGAAGCTTCGGCATAGCCCAGGCATACACGAGTCAGCCTTGCTCACACTTTGAGGCTGCCTGTCAGTTCAGGCTTTTGACCTCTTGACGAGCTCAATCTCGCTGGACTGAACCCCTAAGGTGAGACAATCTTTTCAGCTCTGTCAAGTGTGATGGATCACGGAGATGCATATCATGTCTAAGTCCCATCGTTCCTTCACCACTGACTTTAAATTACAGGTTGTCCGAGAAGTCGAGGCCGGTGCCCAGCTCCCGCGCGCTGCGCACCCGCCCTGTACGAATGCGCTCATCCAATTGAATTAATCGCTCGAACTGCCGAAAAGAAGGCTCACTCATCAGCGCGAAGATAATAGTAAATCAAGTCCAAGCCGATACGATGGCTTGTCAGATTGTGAGCGGTCGCATACCCAATTTGTGGAGCTACTGCCTGCCGACACTACTGGAACCACAGTGCTCAAACCGATTGAAAACTGCGCAGGGGAGCAAGCGCGGTCGATGGCGCAGTCGGTGCATGGCACCTGCAAAACATCCGAAGAACCGATCATTTTCCGCGGCTCACCCTCGCTCGGTAGGCTTTCACCATCTGTACCGTCACGTCTTCTGGATAGCAAAACGGGCTGTACCCGCCGGCGCGGTGGTAAGCACTCCTTCGCCCACACCGGCTGCCGTTGCGTGCGCTGCTGTACGGACACGGGCAGTTTCCGGGGTAGCTCGTTGTCGATTCTTCGATGAGTGTATTTTTAATTTGCTCGTCGGTCAGGGCGCGAGCCTCTGTTGCGATCAAAATCGGCAGCACAACGAGTCCGAGCAACAAAGCCCCGCGCAGAGCAGCAAATAGACGCCGCCACAGCAGAGATTCAATCGCATTATCTGATCTCCTTAGAGCACTCTTGCAGCAAACTACAGCTGTGCCAATACCTGAACAATCTGAACCTAGTGCCATGGGCAACAACTCCGGGGAAGAAAGACGGTACCTGACCCTTTTCGGGCCTGCGGCAGAGTATCTCCCATATACAGGGGAGACGCGCACTGGTTTTGCAAATCTTCATATTTGCAATTTTCGAGTCCGTTTCGGGTCGAAAAATCTGCATAAAACTTCAAAACTAAAGCTAATATCCAGCTCAGATGCCTTAAACTCTGGAATCTGTTTGTAAATCTAATTCAAAGCTCGAGCGATGTCATAGCTTCTGTATCTGTCGGGCTTGAGCTACCGAGAACCGTTTTGCAGCCTAGTCTAATCAAGCAAGCTTTCGAATGGCAAAGGGGATAATGCAACGCGTTCTACTGGCGCAAGCAATATCTGAGCGACGGGTGCGCCTTACCCGGCATAGCATCCGCGAAGCCACCAATGATCTATTATCACGGCAGGATATCTTCGACTCTGTCCTGGACGGTGGAGAGATCATCGAGGAATATCCCCATGCTTTTCCGCTGCCTGCTTGCTTGGAGTTGGGATTCACCGCTCTGGGAGAACCTGTCCATTCTGTCTAGGGCTACGATGAGGGCAAGCGGGCCGCAGTACTGGTCACCGACCTGACCCCGATCGATAGACCGACTGGAGGTCTAGAAAATGACGCTTGAGCAGTTGCAACAATGGGCGCAATCACAAATCGACAACACCGCCCGACCGGAAGTTCGTCCCGATATCGCCGTCAGCATTCTGCAGCTTATCGATGAACTCGAAGAACTCAAAGAGCAGCAGCAGGCCAGTCAGATCAAGGACAAGGGCTAGAACTCGAGGCAGTCTGTTCCGGCCAGGTATCAACGGTGCCGGACCGTCTACCTCGACATAAACAATGCCCTGGAGTTTGGTGCATTCCATGCCGGGAGCTACGAAATGCACTCCCTGCCCGGCGGCGATGAGCGCCAGACACTCCTGTCGCGCTCTTTACAGGGTCACCAGCGAAGCTCCAGCACCATTTTCAGATGCAGTTGCCTACCCAATAGCTGTGCCGCAGTCGACACGCAAAGCGTGCACGCACTGGGAGTACAAGCCGAGCCCACCCACCGAGTCTCCGGCCTACCGCGCCATTCAGTCCGGGGGGTGTCGGGGGGTGGCACCCCTCGACGCGGGGAGGGGGAGAGCGCGAGAGGGGCACCCGAAGGGGGTGCCGCCTCTCGCTCCACAGACTCGCGTGCATAACCAGGTGCCAGGTGCCAGGTGTCAGGGTAAAAACCGTTGTCCACTCAGGTTGCTAGCCTGCCTGCCGTTGTCTATCCCACTGCAAACCGCTCTAGATCTCGCGGCGGCCTTCGAGGGCGCGCGCCAGGGTCATCTCGTCGGCATATTCGAGATCGCCCCCCACCGGCAGGCCGAAGGCAATACGCGTCACGCGCGGTCCGAGCACTTTGACGTACTTGCTCAAATACATGGTCGTCATCTCCCCTTCGGTGCTCGGGTTGATGGCGAGGATCACCTCTTTGACCGTATCGGTCCCGACGCGCTGGAGCAGTTCTTTGATGCGCAACTGCTCGGGGCCGATGCCTTCCATGGGATTGATGAGACCGCCCAGCACGTGGTAATGCCCCTTGAACTCGCGGGTGCGCTCGATGGCGACCAAGTCGCGCGGCTCGGCCACCACGCAAATCATCTCGCCCTGGCGGCCGGGCTGGCGGCAGAGGTCGCAAGGGTCTTCGGCAGAAAGATTAAAACAGCGGCTGCACACGCCGATTTGCTCCGTCGCTTCGACAAGGGCCTGGGCCAGTTGTAATGCCTCGGACTTGGGGCGGCGCAAAAGATGAAATGCCAGGCGCTGGGCCGTCTTGGGGCCGATGCCCGGCAGGCGCTGCAAGTGTTCGATGAGTCGAGCCAGGGGCCGGGTGTACATGGGCTATCCCGGGTATGAAGTAACCGGTGCCGCTTCTGGGCGGCGCCGACCAAGAAAAGCGTGGCTGGCTAGAAGCCGAGACCTGGGGGAAACTCCATGCCGCCGGTCAATTCCTGCATCTTCGCCTTCATCGTCTCGGCGGACTTGGTGTAAGCGTCTTTGTAGGCGGTCAGCAGCAGGTCTTCGACGACTTCTTTGCTCTCCGAGAGCAGCTGCGGGTCGATGGTGACGCTGGTCGGTTCCTGGTTGCCGCTTAAAGTCACCTTGACCAGACCACCGCCGGCCACACCCTCGATCGAAAGTGCAGCCAGTTCGTCCTGGAGCTTGGCGCTGCCTTCTTGGATCTGCTTGACGCGCTTGAGCGCTTCCTGGAACTGGCCCATCGGACCAAAGCCTTTGCTCATATGGATCGTTCTCCTGGAGGCTGTTTTATTGTAATCAATTTGGACGGTTGTCCAGGGAGCCGCCCCTCAGCGCGAACCGGTCATCCGGGCGCGGTAGTCGCGACAGAGATTGCCCACCAGCGACTGGCAAATGCCGGCGTTCATGGTGCTCACCGCCGCCTGGGCGGCCGATTGGACCACCGGCTGCGGGAGCATGCCCAAAAAGCCCGGCAGCGCAATGCGAATGCCGAAATTGGCCTCCCAGAAGACCACGACACTATCTGCCGCTGGATCGAGACGAAACAAGCCGGCAAAATCGGCCTCGTAGCCCGGCTCCGGCAGGGGAACCGAGTACAAACGGTAGAGGCGTTCGTCCTCCTCGACCACCCGCAGGGCCATGCGCGGAGCCACCCGAAAACCGAGAGCTCCCAACTCGGGCAGTTGCAGGCGGTAGGCGCCCGCGGCAACCTCCACCTTGAGGGGCCGAAAACCGACCGGGATCCAGTGATCCGGCTTGCGCAGATAGCTCACCAGCGGCGGCAGGTCCGTCTGCAGGCGCACATCTCCGCGCTGGCTGTCTTTAAGGGAAAGCGATGTCGACATGCGTTTGATTGTACGCTTGGGAACAACAAAGGCCAGGCATTCAACTTTGAAAACACCGATGCGCTTGCGCGCCACTCTCTGGGCAATGGTTACTTTGCTGACGGTTGGCGCCCTTGGTGTCCGGGCAGAATCGACAAATTCCCCTGCTACGGCGGGACAAACATCCGTGCCACCCCCCGTGACCGGTGTGCCCCTGATCGATTCGCCCTCGGTGCTGCAGTGGCCTGCCGATAACCCACCGAGCCTGGCAACCCTGGCCGAACCAACCGCCAACCGGAGCTTCGACTTCCACGCCAGCATCGATCGCTGCGATATGGTGCTGGTCAGTTCGGGCAACTACCACATGGCGCTGCGCGAGTTGTGGTTCGATGTGTATCTCAAAAAGTACGTGCCCGGCCTCAAAAACTGGTACTACACCACCAGCCCGCCGTTGGCCCCGGCGCTGATTCAAAGCGGATATTTAAGCGTCGATAATCTAGCGGCACGCTGTCGGCCGCAAGTGGTCGTGGGTCCGGCCTCCGAGATCGATGCGTTGGCCGCCCTGGGTGCTGCCGAAGGCCCGCGGTTGCCCCTCCATACAAGCCGCGGCAACGTCATCCTGGTCAAAAAAGGCAATCCCAAAGCGATTCGCACCGTCTGGGATCTAGGTAGGGCGGATATCCGGGTGGTCACCCCCAACCCCAAGACTGAGCAGGGCACCTTCGCCAACTACAGCGGCAGCATCTACGATATCGCCGCGGGCGACCCCGCACCGCCCAAAGGGGCAAACGCCAGACAACTCTATAACGCCATCTTCAACAACGGCGAAATCAAGAACAAATGGCTCTCCGGCAGCCGCATCCACCATCGCGAGATACCCTGGTCCATTGCCCACGGTCAGGCGGATGCCGGGGTGATTTTCTACCATCTGGCTTTCTATCTGGCCCAATCGTTCCCGGAGCTGTTCGAGATTGTTCCTTTAGGTGGCACGGTCGACAAACCCCAGCCCCTGCCGGGCAATCGGACCGCTACCCTTTATGCCACGCGGGTCGGCGGCGATTGGAATGCCGTGCAGTTGAACGCGAGAGAGAAGCTGATCGAGGCGTTCAGTTCGGAGGATTTCACTCAGATTCTCCAAAAATACGGCCTGCGCAGGCCCTAGCCTGCATCCGATTGCCACACCTGCAGCCCCGGCCTAAGATGCGGGAGGACTATGCCCCGCGCCAGAGTGACCCATGACTACCATCCTCCGCATCGAGCGCAGTGCTGTCGATCGATTGGAGCTGAGCACCGTCGGCACCCACATAGAGCAGCTGGCGGGGGACCCGCTCGCCAACGCCCGCCAGATCCGCTTTGAGATTGACTATCCGCTCGCTGAGGCCGATCCGCGCGAATTGCCGGAGGTGCAGGAGGTGCGGCTATTTTTTATCCGCCTCGATGCGCGCTACCCGTGGCTTCCGTATCTGCTCGACTGGCGCTCCGGCGAATTGACACGCTTTGCAGCGATGCTCGTACCCCACCAGTTCAGCGCTAAGGACGGCATCACCTTTGCCCCCGAAGCAATGGAAATCTTTGTGATGCACAAAATTTTCGTGATGGCCGATTGGCTGACCAGCAAAGGAATCGCCAACCGCTCGGAGCTGCGCTATCTGGCCCAGGCCCTGGGTTACGACATCGACGCCGAATTTTTTGAGTTGCTCACCCTCTAAGGCGAAGCGCCCATCGGGCTTAAGAAGCGCATGCTACGATTTGCGCAAAAATGCGCGTGGGTGCCGATGTGTTCGTTCTAGATGCTACTGCCCAACAGACTACTGCCGCGCCGAGCGAGCGGGCGCGTTTTCGCCGCACCAAGATTGTCGCCACCATCGGTCCCGCTGTCGACGACCCGCAGGCTCTGCGCCGGCTCATCCAGGCCGGGGCGACGACCCTCAGACTCAATTTTTCCCACGGCACCCACGAGGAGCACCGCCGCCGCATCGGCCTCATCCGCCAGATTTCCTTTGAACTCAACCAGCCGGTGGCCATCCTGCAGGATCTGCAAGGCCCCAAGATCCGGTTGGGCAAATTTGCCGACGGACCGATCGTCCTCAAGCACGGCGACCCGTTTATTCTGACCAGCCACGACGTGCCCGCCAACCAGCACATCAGTCCGATCACCTACTCGCGGCTTATCCAGGAAGTGCCCAGCGGCGCCACGATCTTGCTCGACGACGGGCGGGTGGAACTGGTGGTCGAGCGGGTGGACCTCGAAGCCCAATACCTGCACTGCCGGACGGTGGGGGGGGGCAAGCTCTCCAACAGCAAAGGCGTCAACTTTCCCGGCGTCACCCTCTCGGTGCCGGCGATGACCGAAAAGGACCGCGAGGATTTGCTCTTTGGCCTCAACCAGGGCGTCGATTGGGTGGCCCTCAGTTTTGTGCGCACC
Protein-coding sequences here:
- a CDS encoding Glu/Leu/Phe/Val family dehydrogenase, with product MVTRFNDSPSPAYICPNDMACSNLDRAAQILHLDPGVVEVLGTPHRVLTVSVPVRMDNGQIRVFAGHRVQHCNVLGPYKGGMRYHPDVTLREVSTLAMLMTWKCALMGIPYGGAKGGIAINPTTLSVGELERLTRRFTSELVRDIGPQIDIPAPDVGTGPREMAWMMDTYSMSVGHASPGVVTGKPLSIGGSKGRDAATGRGVVIATREALTTAGMALSGATVAIQGFGKVGKAAALIFQEQGARVIALSDGSGGIYNPDGLDIEQAADFVRDGSRLAQYPFPGAKPIANPELLTLPCDVLVPAALENQITEANAAQVRAHIVVEAANAPTTMEADRILEERGVTVLPDILANAGGVVVSYLEWVQGLSYLFWDEDKVNFELEKLMVGAYARVLQQATQFRLPLRPAAYTLAVGRVVEAFNHRGLYP
- the ruvX gene encoding Holliday junction resolvase RuvX; translation: MRVVSVLGLDVGSKRIGVAGCDPTGLIASGLETIVRSNLGADLDAIRHWIERRRAQAVVIGLPRNMNGSLGPQAHRIQHFGQQLARVIDVPIDYVDERLSTVQAGRALQSVSATRRKALIDQQAAAIILQQWLDIRRCQHRPTQESLDERHIDTER
- a CDS encoding DUF3727 domain-containing protein; translated protein: MSDTLTLKDEAGRTLACELVTELEIDGSQYGLVVPQATPVRLMAWEAAEGDDDTEEEDALLADLDDEEIERVFQTARAVLAEQDLKLVDSAYLLIVEGDIPNAEEAEVYSIADDEDGEEMEEEEYQLLEEFFFEDRRYGIFTPLDPVMLFVELPEGGEPRVLEPEETARLMPNFEEALLDLAE
- the mltG gene encoding endolytic transglycosylase MltG, coding for MGRRGTWWWVLLVLVVLALGVGGFWVNSPPPITKAMRVVLPTGSGSLRIGQILAEAGAIRSAWAWLALVWVRGWQNDLKAGTYEILPGRSLIAVADQVRRGETLRFRYQIIEGWNLDQMARYFEQLGYFRAQEFLSLTSGPGMIRPTWLPAGLDRLEGFLFPSTYELPAETLGARAAVSQMLSTFEKTALPLWRAQAKPARPLKDWVALASLVEKEAAVGEERATIAGVFANRLRLGMPLASDPTVEYAFGIRQTADTPLTYAQVRQPSPYNTYINPGLPPTPIASPGLASLEAALAPAATPYLYFVARYDGTHVFSRTEAEHEQAKRQIRAERRAGTGSDPQPR
- a CDS encoding YqeG family HAD IIIA-type phosphatase, which produces MPGKNLLKPDLIVAGPVSDLSFAWLKQRDIAGLILDLDDTLLALGEQMVNTRVVEWVARARLEFRLYIVSNNPNRNFIEPIALSLSLPFINRAAKPSRRALRRVLQEMQLPPERVAIVGDRLLTDVLAGNRLGLVTVLVEPPGPSRALRGSWLRAVERSFSSRMWWWPARGIPPGADLK
- a CDS encoding carboxypeptidase-like regulatory domain-containing protein, producing the protein MKQPPKRRPERKRPMPMRRFEEAAETLDEEEKKTRKPLKDDPLADAEVPRYLRRDTQNTGALVRISLVATGLLTVAIVAVAFLTRPEPNPEVPAGLKLDRGLGVLASPRGYTAVLYPPGTAGAKKLVSLQDGQSGDEKDGFVWFKDLPSRAVPAGNYVLDISAPGYKNRRLPVVVQAGKPARVGYNTNTALEKAGG
- the thrB gene encoding homoserine kinase, with amino-acid sequence MKRVRVRVPATSANLGPGFDCLGVALDLANEFDFCEADRFECAVYSAVSPEDARQVATDERNLAWRAFTHLFEYLGKTPPAVALTVTMHVPLGRGLGSSATAIVGGIAAANRWLGSPLSTPEWLLLASRLEGHPDNVVPAALGGCQLSILGETLLTCALDWHPQIALVLAVPDFALATSKARAALPKTIPHTDAVFNAAHLALLVRALATGDGHWLAEALQDRLHQPYRAGLIPSWEEVRAAALEAGAWGVVISGAGPSVLALVHHDRAEAVRQAIASAWASARLYRPGLDPTGCRVEVEAD